A segment of the Acidobacteriota bacterium genome:
GTTTACCAAGGAGGTAAGAAGAGCAAGCTGTCGTCTGTTGGTGAGCTCCCGGGCAAGTTGCTCCCTTACCGCTAAGAACTCTTCAGAGGAAGGTTTTTCCTTCTCCTCTATCTTGATCACTACATATCCCTTATCGACAGGAATAGGTCCCCCTATCTCCCCTACATTGAGGGAGAAGGTATTCTTGATAAGGATCGGGGCGTCTCCCAATTCTCCAAATCCCTGATCCCTGGTGGCAGGACCTACTTCCTTCACCTCTTTACCTAAGGGGGTTAAGTCCCCAAATCTCTTCGCTTGTTTCGCGAGCTTCCTCGCCTCGGTCTCGGCGAGTCTCCTCGCCAAGGAGAACCTGAAGTCCTTCTCAACCCTTTCTCTTACCTCACTGAGCCTCGGAATGTAGGAGGGCTTTATATCGAGCACCTTTACAATGGCATATCCATTTCTCAAAGGGATGGGTTCAGAGAGAGCCCCCTTTTTTAGGGAGAAGGCGACCTCTGCTGCGGGGAAGGCTATTCCCATCTGTTCGATGCTTCTATCCTTGCTGAAGAGATCGGTCGTCTCTACCTTTACCCCCGTTAGGTTAAGAGACTTAACCGCCTTGGCAAGATCTCCTTTTTTCTCCTTTGCTACGGTGCATATCTCCTTCGCCAAGTTAGCGAGACGAGCCCTCCTCTTCTCCGCCCTTATTGCCTCCCTAATAGCGCTTCTCACCGCTGGATCATCCACCGATTTATGGGAAGGGCGCTTTATCTCGTTTAACTTGAGGATATGATAACCCGCCTTGGTCTTGATGAGATCGCTCACCTCACCAAGCCTCATGGTGAAAAGTGCCTGGTCGAGCTCAGGAAGGAGCCTTCCTTTTTCGACGAGACCGAGGTCACCGCCTAAGTTCTTCGTCCCCTCATCCTCAGAATACCTCTTGGCAAGCTCAGCAAAATCGCCCCCGGCACGGAGCTTGGCAAGTACCTCCTCAGCTCGTTTTTTCACCTTTTCTTCCTCTGTTGGTGAAGCGCCCTTGGGAAGGCGGAAGAGGATCTGGCTGGCTCTTCTTCTCTCCGGGGTGCGGAAGTTTTCGATGTTCCTTTCATAATAACGCTCTATTTCATCGTCGTTTACTTTGGGTTGGTAGGATAGACTCGCAAGGGTAAGGGTAAGGAAGGAAAGCTTCCTCCTTTCCGGGATACGATACCGCTCTTTATTCTCCTCGAAA
Coding sequences within it:
- a CDS encoding peptidyl-prolyl cis-trans isomerase, with protein sequence MLKTVRKHSRSFLMKLILWGVVASFILTIFLVWGKGRAGISGNPNVVAKVGDTLINNQTFIRLYRNQLSRIRGSLSGEQGKLIKRIVASQILNGLVNQELLVAEAKRLGLFVTQEELTDRILNDYGFKVNGRFIGEKQYAEILRHYGYTVAEFEEAVKKEILVNKLQNLLLDGVVVTPEEVRREFMRRNERVKFSYILVSPEEFLSQVKVSDKQLALYFEENKERYRIPERRKLSFLTLTLASLSYQPKVNDDEIERYYERNIENFRTPERRRASQILFRLPKGASPTEEEKVKKRAEEVLAKLRAGGDFAELAKRYSEDEGTKNLGGDLGLVEKGRLLPELDQALFTMRLGEVSDLIKTKAGYHILKLNEIKRPSHKSVDDPAVRSAIREAIRAEKRRARLANLAKEICTVAKEKKGDLAKAVKSLNLTGVKVETTDLFSKDRSIEQMGIAFPAAEVAFSLKKGALSEPIPLRNGYAIVKVLDIKPSYIPRLSEVRERVEKDFRFSLARRLAETEARKLAKQAKRFGDLTPLGKEVKEVGPATRDQGFGELGDAPILIKNTFSLNVGEIGGPIPVDKGYVVIKIEEKEKPSSEEFLAVREQLARELTNRRQLALLTSLVNRLREETKISINSDLLEKIIGG